The DNA sequence TGGTGCTGATGGTGGCGGCGGCGTGTGGGAGCAACTCGGTGGGGTCGGATGGCCCATGCGAGGTCAACCCGCCAGACCCCGCCTGCTCGATCTCCTGCAACGGCGACGACGCGGCGTGCCCGACGGGCTTCTACTGCGGCACCGACGGCACGTGCTCGGCCGACTGCACCCAGGGCGGCGGCGAGTGCGGCAGCGGCTTCACCTGCGACCCGCGCGGCCACTGCGTCCGCGACACCAGCGGCGACGGCGGCGTCGACGACGACGGCAACAACTGCCCGTCGGTCACGGTCACGCCGATGGCGCAGATCCCGACGGTCCAGCTGCTGATCGATCGCAGCGGCTCGATGGACTCCAACTTCGGCGGCGGCCTCAACCGCTGGCAGGCGGTGCGCGCGGCCTTGACCGGCCCGACCGGCGCGGTCACCGCCCTCGAGAACCGCATCTACTTCGGCGCCAGCACCTACTCCAACGATCGCCAGGGCGCGTGCCCCGACGTGGTCTCGACGCCGACCCGCGCGTTCGGCAACCGCGCCGCGATCGACGGCCTGCTCGCGGCCAACCTGCTCACCGACACGCCGACCGGCGAGTCGATGCGCCAGATCGTCGACGGCTTCGCCGCCAACCCGCCGATGATGGGCTCGCCGCCGATCATCCTGCTGGCGACCGACGGCCTGCCCGACACCTGCGCGGACGTCGACGAGAGCCCGGGCGCGCAGACGCTGACGATCACCGAGACCCAGCGCGGGTTCGCGATGGGCATCAAGACGTACATCCTGTCGGTCGGCAACCAGGTCGGCGCGCCGCACCTGCAGCGCGTCGCCAACGCCGGCGCCGGCCTCGACCCCGCCACCGGCACCGCGCCGTACTTCACCGCCACCGACCCGGCCCAGCTGTCGATGGCCCTGCAGCAGATCATCACCGGCACGCTGTCGTGCGACTTCGACCTCACCGGCACGGTCAGCGACATCAGCCAGCCGGGCGGCCAGGTCACCCTCGGCGGCATGCCGCTGACGTTCGGCAGCGACTGGACGTTCGTCGACAACAACACGATCCGCCTGCTCGGCGCCGCGTGCGACACGTTCAAGGACGGCACCGCGACCTTGTCGGCGACGTTCGACTGCGGCGTCATCGTCAACTGACGCGGAGCGCGCGGGGGTCGTCGCACCGCACCGCGGTCGAGGCGCTCCGCCTGCGCGGCGCCGCGCGCGACACGTTCCAGCACGGCACCGCCACGCTGTCTTCGACCGCGGCGTCATCGTCACCTGATCCCGGGCGAGCGCCCGCGGCCCCGACCGTCCAGACGTCGGTCGACAGGCACGCACGCGCCGTGACGACGGGGCCGCGACGACGGGGCCGCGCGGCGGTCGGCGCCGGTCCACCGCGGTCGACCGCGCGGGGTGATCGACAAGTCGCTCGCCGAGGCCTGCCGTCGGCGACGCCGAGCGCGCGCGGTCGCCCGGATCGAGCCTGGCGCGACCCCGCGCCGATCGGCGCCCGATCTCGATGGCGGCGACGGCGCGCCGCGGGTTACATCGACCCATGCGCGTCGTCTTCCTGTCGCCCACCTACCCGCCCGAGATGCGGCAGTTCACGCGCGGCCTGGCCGAGGTCGGCGCCGAGGTCCTGGGCGTCGGCGACGGCAGCCCCGATCCCGAGCTGCGGCGCTACCTCAGCGACTACCTCCGGGTGCCGTCGATCATG is a window from the Myxococcales bacterium genome containing:
- a CDS encoding VWA domain-containing protein, translating into MNRVQLACGLVLMVAAACGSNSVGSDGPCEVNPPDPACSISCNGDDAACPTGFYCGTDGTCSADCTQGGGECGSGFTCDPRGHCVRDTSGDGGVDDDGNNCPSVTVTPMAQIPTVQLLIDRSGSMDSNFGGGLNRWQAVRAALTGPTGAVTALENRIYFGASTYSNDRQGACPDVVSTPTRAFGNRAAIDGLLAANLLTDTPTGESMRQIVDGFAANPPMMGSPPIILLATDGLPDTCADVDESPGAQTLTITETQRGFAMGIKTYILSVGNQVGAPHLQRVANAGAGLDPATGTAPYFTATDPAQLSMALQQIITGTLSCDFDLTGTVSDISQPGGQVTLGGMPLTFGSDWTFVDNNTIRLLGAACDTFKDGTATLSATFDCGVIVN